The following coding sequences lie in one Bacillus rossius redtenbacheri isolate Brsri chromosome 13, Brsri_v3, whole genome shotgun sequence genomic window:
- the LOC134538590 gene encoding carbonic anhydrase 2-like has product MRRLSPSSCWLLLQTASHLLRNSQAEISSYTAKEDAFKGSEQDFDSVKKLEFSSPNRTVHARKYSDLSHWAHPHFDYGAKHGPRVWYRMYPPCRGAAQSPVDLDTSTAQSAHSPRMLWWGYALRPAAMTLANNGHTVVLTARWNSSEDVPYVWESPGDEQYSFAQLHFHWGADDDSGSEHTVNKERFPLEAHLVHYLHSLGSLENALHYEAGVRVVGMLYRLSEQSNPALEPLVSALGAVARAGSSAALQPFPLGGVLRSFSRHYLAYSGSLTTPPCLEVVRWALSTEPQGVSRRQMSAFRSLLDHKGLPIRENFRPLQPLNNRQTLHIR; this is encoded by the exons ATGCGACGGCTGTCTCCTTCCTCGTGCTGGCTCCTGCTGCAGACGGCATCGCACCTGCTGCGCAACAGCCAGGCCG AAATAAGCAGCTACACGGCCAAGGAAGATGCATTTAAAGGTTCAGAACAAGACTTTGATTCGGTGAAGAAACTTGAATTTAGTTCAC CGAACAGAACAGTGCACGCACGAAAATACAGCGACCTGTCGCACTGGGCGCATCCACACTTCGACTACGGCGCTAAGCATG GTCCCAGGGTGTGGTACCGCATGTACCCGCCGTGCCGCGGCGCCGCGCAGAGCCCCGTGGACCTGGACACCAGCACCGCCCAATCAGCGCACTCGCCGCGCATGCTGTGGTGGGGGTACGCGCTGCGGCCCGCCGCCATGACGCTGGCCAACAACGGGCACACGG TGGTGCTGACGGCGAGATGGAACTCCTCGGAGGACGTGCCCTACGTGTGGGAGTCCCCCGGCGACGAGCAGTACTCCTTCGCGCAGCTGCACTTCCACTGGGGCGCCGACGACGACTCCGGCTCCGAGCACACCGTCAACAAGGAGAG GTTCCCCCTGGAGGCGCACCTGGTCCACTACCTACACTCCCTGGGCAGCCTGGAGAACGCCCTTCACTACGAGGCCGGAGTCCGGGTGGTGGGGATGCTGTACCGG CTGTCGGAGCAGAGCAACCCGGCGCTGGAgccgctggtgtcggcgctgggCGCAGTGGCGCGCGCCGGCAGCTCGGCGGCGCTGCAGCCCTTCCCGCTGGGCGGCGTGCTGCGCAGCTTCTCGCGCCACTACCTGGCCTACAGCGGCTCGCTGACCACCCCGCCGTGCCTCGAGGTGGTCCGCTGGGCGCTCAGCACGGAGCCGCAGGGCGTGTCCCGCCGCCAG ATGTCAGCATTCCGCTCTCTGCTGGACCACAAAGGCCTGCCGATCCGAGAGAACTTCAGGCCACTGCAGCCCCTGAACAACCGACAGACGCTGCACATCCGCTGA